CGCTCCAGGCCGAGGCCATGCCGGCCCAGACCAGGCCCGCCAGCAGGACGACCGCCACGGGCCGGTCCTCGTCGGTGATCCGCAGCGCCGGCAGGCAGAGCAGGCCCACGAGCCCCATCAGCGGCGCGAAACCGAGCGGCCCCAGCCAGGCCAGCAGCGGGACCAGCGCCGCGGCGCCCACCAGCACCCAGCCGCACCAGACCGCCAGCCGGTCGGACGCCGCGGCGGCCGCAGGCATCAGGCCACCTGACCCAGGGCGGGCGGCGCCTGCTTCTCACGCAGGGTGACCAGCTCCTCGGCCAGGGTCGGGTGGACGGCGCAGGTGGAATCCCACTGCGGCTTGGTCACCCCCATCTTCATGGCGATGGCGGCCATCTGGATGATCTCGGGCGCATCGGGCGCGACGACGTGGCAGCCGAGGATCTTCTCGGTCCCCTGCTCCACCACCAGCTTCACCAGGCACCGCTCGTCGCCGCCCGTGAAGGCGTACTTCATCGGCCTGAAGCGTGCGAGGTAGATGTCCACCTTGCCGCCGTGGCTGTGCCGGGCCTCGGCCTCGGAGAGGCCCACCGAGCCGATCGGCGGCTGCGAGAAGACCGCCGAGGCCACCATCTCGTGGTCGAAGGTCGTGGGCCGGTCGTTGAACACGGTGTCGGCGAAGGCGTGGCCCTCCCGGATCGCCACCGGCGTCAGGTTGATCCGGTCGGTGACGTCGCCCACGGCCCAGATGTTGTCGACGCTGGTGCGGGAGTACTCGTCCACCTTCACCGCGCCGCGCGCGTCCAGCTCGACGCCGGCCGCCTCGAGGCCGAGGCCTTCGACATAGGGCTCGCGGCCAAGGGCGAAGAGCACCAGGTCGCTCTCGCACGGCGACATGCCGTTGGTGAGCCGGCTCACGAGACCCGTCGCGGTCTGCTCGATGGCGGAATGCTGCGTGCCGAGCAGGACCTTGATCCCGCGCTTCTCCATCTCCTCGGCCACGTGGGCGCGCACGTCGTCGTCGAAGCCGCGCAGGATGTTGGGGCCGCGATGGACCAGGGTCGTATCGACGCCCAGGCCGTTGAAGATGCCGGCGAACTCGACGGCGATGTAGCCGCCGCCGGCGATGATGATCCGCTTCGGCAGCTCGGCGATATGGAACGCCTCGTTGGAGGTGATGGCGTGCTCGATCCCGGGCAGGTCCTTCGGCATCCAGGGCCGGCCGCCGGTGGCGATCAGGATCTTGTCGGCCGTGACCTGGCCGCGCCCCTCGACCTCGACCGTGTGGCGGTCCACGAGGCGAGCCTTGCCGTGCACCAGCTCGGCGCCGGCGTTCTGCAGGTTACGGACATAGATGCCGGAAAGCCGGGCGATCTCCTTGTCCTTTTCGGCCAGGAAGGCGGGCCAGTCGAACCGCGCGCCCTCGACCGTCCAGCCGTAGCCTTCGGCGGTCTTGAAGTGGTGCGCGAACTCCGAGGCGTAGACCATGAACTTCTTGGGCACGCAGCCGCGGATCACGCAGGTGCCGCCGACGCGGTGCTCCTCGGCGACGGCCACGCGGGCGCCCGACAGCGCCGCCACCCGGGCCGCGCGCACGCCGCCCGAACCGGCGCCGATGACGAAGAGGTCGTAGTCGTATCCGGCCAACGCGGACTCCTTGGGGTCTAGGGCTCCAGCGTCGTGACGCCGCCGGGGCCGCCGATCAAAGCCCGGTCGGCGAGGTCGAGGAAGAGGCCGTGGTCCACCACGCCGGTGACGCTCTTCAGCGCCGCGGCCAGCGCCGCCGGCTCCTCGATCCGCCCGCAGGCTGCGTCATAGATGAGGTTTCCCTCGTCGGTTCGCACCGGCTGGCCGTCCCTGACGCGCAGGCGCGGCGCGACGCCGACGTCGCATTCGGCCAGGGCGTCGCAGATCCGCAGGGCCGTCGTCTGGTGGCCGAAGGTCACCACCTCGATCGGCAGGGGGTACTTGCCAAGGGTCGGGACCTGCTTGGCGGCGTCGGCGATGACGACGCAGCGCTTTGACGCCTCCCACACCAGCTTCTCGCGCAGCAGGGCCGCCCCGCCGCCCTTGATGAGCGACAGCCCGGGGCCGATCTCGTCGGCGCCGTCCACGGTCAGGTCGATCTGCGAGGTCTCGCCGAGCTCGGCGATGCGGATGCCGAGGCTGGCCGCCAGCTCGCCGGTGGCCTGCGAGGTCGGGACCCCGACGATGTCCAGCTTGCGGGCGGCCAGCGCCCTGACGAACCAGGCGGCGGTGGAACCGGTGCCCAGGCCCACCACCATGCCGCTCTCGACCAGCGCCGCGGCGGCTTCGCCCGCGGCCTTCTTCTGCGCCTCGGCGTCGCTCATTTCTTCCCCCTCGCCGCCTTCTCGGCCGACTTCTTCTCACGGAACGCCCGCGCCCATCCGGCCTTGTCGGCCTGGGGGCTGCGCTCGAGCGCCAGGGCGTGGTCCGGCACGTCCCTGGTGATCACCGAGCCGGAGCCGGTCATGGCCCCCGCGCCGATCGTGACCGGCGCGACGAGGGCCGTGTTCGAGCCGATGAAGGCGCCCTCGCCCACCACCGTCCGGTATTTGAAGAAGCCGTCGTAGTTGCAGAAGATCGTGCCGGCGCCGATGTTCGCGCCCGCGCCGACCTCGCCGTCCCCCAGGTAGGACAGGTGGTTGGCCTTGGCGCCCTTGCCCACCGCGACGTTCTTCACCTCGACGAAGTTGCCTATGTGGGCGTCCGGCCCGATCTCGGCCCCGGGCCGCAGGCGGGCGTAGGGGCCGACGAGGGCGCCCTCCCGGACCACCGCGCCTTCCAGATGGCTGAACGCCCGGATCACGGCGCCGGTCTCGACCTTCACGCCGGGCGCGAAGACCACGAACTGTTCGACCACGGCGCCCGGCGCGATCTCGGTGTCCCAGGCGAAGTGCACGGTCTCGGGCGCCGGCATCCCCACGCCCTCGGCCAGGAAGTGGGCCCGCCGGCGCTGCTGGAAGACCGCCTCGGCCTGGGAGAGCTGCATCTGGGTGTCGGCGCCCATCACCGCGGTTTCGGAGGCGATGTGCGCCCGCACCGTCAGCTCCTCGGCGTTCGCCTCGGCGACGATCCCGGTGAGGAAATACTCGCCCTTCGGATTGTCGTTGGTCAGCCGCGACAGCCACCGGAACAGGTCGGCGCGGTCGGCCACGTACATGCCGGCGTTGCAGAGGCGGACCGCCCGCTCCTGCTCGCTGCACTGGCTGGGCTCGACGATGCGCAGGACGTGGCCGTCCGCCCCGCGGATCAGCCGGCCGTAGAGCAGCTGGTCCTGCGGCTCGAAGCCCATGATCGCCAGCGCCGCGCCGCCCGCGCGCAGCTCGAACAGCGGCTCCAGGTCCGACGCCTGCAGCAGCGGGCAGTCGCCGTTCACCACCAGCACGTCGCCGTCGTAGTCGGCCAGGGTGTCGGCGGCGCAGAGTACGGCGTGGCCGGTGCCGAGCGGCGGGTCCTGCAGCACGGCGGCGCCCTCGCCTAGGCGCCGGGCGACCAGCGCCCGCACCTCGGGACTGTGGTTCCCGACGATGACGTGGATGCGCTCGCAGCCGGCCGCCTGGACCGTGTCGATGATCCGGTCCAGCAGCGTGCGTCCGCCCACCTTGTGCAGCACCTTGGGGACCGGAGACTTCATCCGCGTGCCTTGGCCGGCGGCCATGATTACGGCGGCTCTCGCGGTCATGCGGCTGGGCTCCCGGGCGGCGACGAGTCAACGATGCCGAACGCCTTAGCAAGCCTTGTGGCGCCGCGCGACAAGAGGCTAGCTTTCGGCACGTTTCCGGAACCCGAGCGCAGCAGCACCCCCGCCCATGGCAGACAGCATCCTCGAAGGCGCCGTCGTCGCCTTCGATCTCGACGGCACCCTCGTCGACACCGCGCCCGACCTGATCGGGACGCTGAACGTGCTGCTGGCCGAGGAAGGCGTGCGGCCCTTCCCGCTGGAGCAGGCGCGGCCGTTCATCGGCAAGGGGGCCCGCTGGCTGATCGAGCGCGGCTTCGCCGAGGCGGGCGCTCCGCTGGAGGCCGAGCGGGTCCCGGCGCTGTTCGACCGGTTCATCGCCCACTACCTGGAGCACATCGCCGACGAGAGCCGCCCCTTCCCCGGCTGCGTGGAGGCGCTGGACGTGCTGCGCGGTGCTGGGGCGCGGCTCGCGGTGTGCACCAACAAGCTGACCGGGCTTTCGGCCTCGCTCCTGGACGCCCTGGGCCTGGCCGACCGGTTCGAGGTCATCGTCGGGGCTGACGCCGCCCCGGCGATCAAGCCCGATCCGCGGCATCTCGCCGCCGCGGTCGAGGCCGTGGGCGGGCAGATGGGCCGCACCATCATGGTGGGCGACGCCGCCACCGACGCCGGGGCGGCGCGCGCCGCAGGGGCGGGCCTGATCCTCGTCAGCTTCGGCTACACCGAGACGCCCGTGGCCGAGCTCGATCCAGACGTCCTGATCCACCATTTCGACGAACTGCCGGGCGCCTGCGAAAGGCTCCTGGGCGCTTGCGGCGCGTAAGCCTTCCGGCTATACGCCCCCTCCTCCCGCGCGCCCAACCGAAGGGCGCGCTCCGGCGGATGCGTAGCTCAGCGGGAGAGCACCTCGTTCACACCGAGGGGGTCACAGGTTCAATCCCTGTCGCATCCACCATTCTTCCCCCAGACTACAGACGCCGATCACCCCACCCGCGGTCCGCCACGGGCTCGACGAGCATGGGGCGTCGGCGGGCGTCTCAGGGGCTAGGGCGCTGTCGCCCGGACCTGTTCAGATGCACCGCGACCGATCGGCGACTCCGCCCAACTCGACTTGCGCCCCTCATGCGTCCGGTCCGCCCTCGACGGCGGTTCCCGGCTGATCGCGGCGCACCCAGGTCGCAGCGCCGGCCGACGCGATGGCGACGCATCCCACCGCCAGCCATTGGGTGACGCTCAGCGTCTCGCGAAGGACCAGGAATCCGGCGACGGCGGCGACCGCAGGGGCGCTGCTCACCAGAAGGCCGAACACCCGCGAGGGGAGGCGCCGCAACGCGAACATCTCGAGCAGGTAGGGCAAGGCGCTCGACAGCACCGCAACCGCGACGCCGAGCGCCAGGGTCGCAGGGAGAAACATGGCCGCGTCGACGCGCGGAACCGCCAGCGGGGCGGTGAGCATCGTCGCCACGATCATGCCGATCGCAACGGCCCTCCCCCCGGAGAGGCGGCCCGAGACCCGTTTGCCGAAGACGATGTAGAGCGCCCAGCATCCCGCCGCCGCCAGGGCGAAGGCCACCCCCCGCGGGTCCAGCGCCGCGCCCGACCAGGCGTCACGGAGCAGAAGGTAGAGCCCGGCGGCGGCCAGGAGCGTCCAGACGTGGTCCGCCAAGCGTCGCGTCGCGGCCAGGACCACCGCCAGCGGCCCCAGGACCTCGATCGCGACCGCGACGCCGATGGGGATCAGCTTGAAGGCCTGGTAGATGCAGAGGTTCATCACGCCAAGGGCCGCCCCGTACAGCAGGAGGTCGGGCCAGACGTCACGGATCGAAAGTCCGCGCCAGGGGCGCAACAGCACGCCGAGCAGGATCGCGGAGAACGCGATCCGCATCGCCACCGCGCCTTCCACGCCCACGATCGGGAACAGGTTCTTGGCGAGGGCCGCGCCCAGGTTCTGCGAGATCAGCCCCACGGCCACCGCGGCGGCCGGCAGGGCGCTGGCCCCGCCGCTCACCGGGCGCTCTCCGACGGGACGTCGCGCGCTGCGGAAGATTGCGGACGGCCATCCAAACGCCTGATCCCCCCGTTCGACGCGGACATGCCACGCGCCGGCCGGCGCGGTCCAGCGCGGCGGGGCCCGTCCTACTGCGAGCCGAGGCGCCGCGCGAGGGACGCGTCGAGCGGCATCGGCCGGCCGCCGTCCCGCGCCTCGTCCATGCGCCGGAAGGCGTCCTGGACGTAGCGGACCCCCATCCAGCGGAACGGCTCCGGCTCCCAGCGACGCGAGCGGCGCGAGGCGATCGGCAAGGTCCGCAGGTCGCTGTCCCGCCCCAGCAGGATGTCCGAGAGGAGCCGGGCGCTGAGGTTCGTGGTCGAGACCCCACGCCCCGTGTAGCCGTAGAGGCAGGCGATCCGCTGCTCCGGGTCGAAATCGACCGAGGGCGTCCAGTCGCGTGTGACGCCGAGGTGACCGCCCCAGGCGTGGGAGAACGAGTCCTCGTCGAGCACCGGGAAGAACCCGCGCAGCTCGTGGCGCATCTTCTCCTCGGTCCGCCGCAGCTGGGCCTCGCCGCCCTCCGTGGCCGACCCGTAGACGTAGGGCGCGCCCCGGCTGCCGTAGAGGATCCGGCCGTCCGGCGTCTTGGTGAAGTAGTTCACCGTGAAGGCCTGCGAGCCGATGCCCTCGCCCCCTTGCCAGCCGATCGCGTCCCACTGTGCGGCGGACAGGGGCTTGGTCATGACGATCGTCGACGACATCGGCAGGACCGCCCGCTCCCAGCCGGGAAGCTTCGGCAGGTAGGCCTCGGCGGCGAGCACCACCGCGCGCCGCGCCGTGACCACGCCCCCCTCCGTGACCGCCCTCGGCGTCTGGCCGGGTTCGACGCGCCGGACCCGCGTCCGTTCGAAGATCACGCCGCCGCGGCGCTCGACCGCGCGGGCCAGCCCGCGGGCCAGCTTGGCGGGGTGGACGGCGCCGCTGAACGGCGTGAACAGGCCGCCCGCCATTCCCGGGACGCTCACCCGGGCGCGGGCCGCCTGGCCGTCGAGCAGGCGATGCTTCTCTCCGAGGCCCAGGCGCTCATAGGCGGCATGGGTCGCGCGCACGCTGGCCATCTGGGCCTCGCCCTGGGCGAAGCTGAGAATCCCGTTGATGCGGAAGTCGGCGTCGATGCCCTCGGCCTCGCAGACGCGGCCCACCTCGGCGACCGCCCCCACGCTCGCCTCGATCGTGGCGCGGGCGACCTCGGCTCCGTAGCGGCGCTCAAGGACGCCGGGATCCACGGGGAAGCGGGACGAGCACCAGCCGCCGTTGCGGCCGGAGGCGCCGTATCCGGCGATCTCCGCCTCGAGGACGGCGACGCTGAGGCCCGGCTCCTTGGACAGGAGATAGTAGGCGGTCCACAGGCCCGAATAGCCGGCCCCGACGATGGCGACGTCGACCGTCAGGTCCTCGGTCAGCGCCGGGCGGGGAGTCAGCGGTTCGCCAACGGTCTCCAGCCAGTAGCTCAGGCCCTCATAGGTCACGAGTCAGGCCTTCTCGTCGAAGATGATGTAGATCTTCCGCAGCGTTTCCTCGACGCGCCACACGCCGCCGGTATTGGCCGGGAAATAGACGCTCTGACCCGCCTCGATCCGCACGGGATCGCCCGCATCCGGCTCGAACACCGCCTTGCCGGCGAGGAACGTGCAGAACTCGGCCTGGAGGACCTGGCGGCGCCACACTCCAGGCGAGCATTCCCAGACGCCCGTACGGGCGCCGGACTGCGCCGTGAAGCTGCGCACGCTGACGCCGGAGACGGGCTCGCCGAGCGGGACGGGCACGGGGGTCGGAGGCGGCAGCTCGGTCAGCAACTGGTCGGAACGGAACGAGATGATGGACATGCGTCGGCTCACTTCATGGTCGGGATGACGAAGCTCTGATCGAGCACGGGGCCCGCGCTCGGCCAGCGCTGGGTCACGGTCTTGGTGCGGGTGTAGAAGCGGACCCCGTCCATCCCGTACTGGTTGAGGTCGCCGAACCCGGAGCGCTTCCACCCGCCGAAGGAGTGGTAGGCCACCGGCACCGGGATCGGCACGTTGATCCCGACCATCCCCACCTCGACCCTGCTGGCGAAAGCCCGCGCCGCCTGGCCGTTCCGCGTGAAGATCGCCACGCCGTTGCCGTAGGGATGCCGCGAGGCCAGCCCGATCGCCTCTTCCAGGCTTTCGGCCCGCACCATCTGCAGCACCGGGCCGAAGATCTCGTCCTGGTAGGTCCGCATTTCGGGACGCACGCGATCGAACAGCGTCGGTCCCACGAAATAGCCCTGCTCGTAGCCCTGCAGGCTGAAGCCGCGGCCGTCCACGACCAGCTCGGCGCCTTCCTCGGCGCCCAGGCCGATGTACTGCTCGATGCGCGCCTTGTGCTGGGCGCTGACCACCGGGCCGTAGTGGGCGTCGGGGTCGGTGGAGACGCCGATCTTCAGGCCGGCGACGGCGTCGACCAGGCGCTCGCGCAGGGCGTCCGCCGTCTTCTCGCCGACCGGAACGACCACCGGAAGGGCCATGCAGCGCTCTCCCGCCGAGCCGTAGGCCGCGCCTATGATGTCCGCCGTGGCCTGGTCGAGATCGGCGTCGGGCAGCACGATCCCGTGGTTCTTGGCGCCGCCCATCGCCTGGACCCGCTTTCCGGCGGCCGCGGCGCGCGCGTAGACAGCCTGGGCGATGTCGGACGAGCCCACGAAGCTGACAGCCTTGATGTCGGGGTGATCAAGGATGGCGTCGACCGCCGCCTTGTCGCCGTGGACCACGTTCAGCACGCCCGCGGGAGCCCCCGCCTCCATCATCAGCTCGGCCAGCCGCACCGGGACCGACGGGTCCTTCTCGGACGGCTTGAGGATGAACGCGTTGCCCGTCGCGATCGCCGGGCCGAACATCCACATCGGGATCATGGCCGGGAAGTTGAACGGGGTGATGCCGGCGACCACCCCCAGGGGCTGGCGCATCGAGTAGACGTCGATCCCCGGTCCCGCGCCTTCGGTGTGCTCGCCCTTGAGCAGGTGCGGGATGCCACAGGCGAACTCGATCACCTCCAGCCCCCGCTGGATGTCGCCCTTGGCGTCCGCCACCACCTTGCCGTGCTCGGAGGCGAGCAGCTCGGCGAGCGCCTGCATGTCGCGCTCAAGCAGGCGCTTGAACTCGAACATGACGCGGGCGCGGCGCTGCGGATTGACCGCCGCCCATGCCGCCTGGGCGCGCACGGCGTCCGCGACCGCCAGGTCCACGACCGTGGAGTCGGCGAGGCCCACCCGGGCCTGCACCTGCCCGGCGTTGGGGTCGAACACGTCGCCGTACCGGGCCGGTTCGCCGGCGTACGGCCGGCCGCCGATGAAATGCGGAATGCTGCGCAAGGCGATACTCCAGATGTCAGGTCAGATCGGGCGCAGGACGCGCTCGAGGAACTCGCGGGTCCGGGGATGCTGCGGATCGGTGAGGAGCTGTCGCGCCGGCCCCGCCTCGACGATCCGCCCCCCGTCCATGAACAGGACCCGGTCGGCCACCTCGCGCGCGAAGTCCATCTCGTGGGTGACGATCACCATCGTCATCCCCTCGGCCGCGAGATCGCGCATGATGCGCAGGACCTCGCCGACCCGCTCGGGGTCCAGCGCCGACGTCGGCTCGTCGAAGAGGATGGCGTCCGGCTTCATGGCGAGCGCCCGGGCGATCCCGACGCGCTGCTGCTGGCCGCCGGAGAGCTTCGCCGGATAGGCGTCGGCCTTGTCGCCCAGCCCCACCCGCTCCAGCAGCGCCTGCGCCTCGCGCCTCGCCTCGGCCGGATCCCGCTTCTGGGCGTGGATCGGCCCCTCCGTCACGTTCTCGATCACGGTGCGGTGGGGAAAGAGGTTGAAGCGCTGGAACACCATCGCCAGCCGCGCCCGGATCGCCGGCAGCGTGGCCGCGGAGACCTTCACCCCCTCCACTTCGATCTCGCCGGCGTCGTGCGTCTCGAGGCCGTTGATGCACCGCAGGACCGTCGACTTCCCCGAGCCGGAGGGCCCGATGAGGCAGACCACCTCGCCCTGCGCGACTTCGAAGCTGACGTCCCGGAGGACGTGATTGGCGCCGAAGGCCTTGCTCAGGCCGCTCACCCGGATCATCGCCGCGCCATCCGCTTTTCGAGCCGGTGGACCAGGAAGGTCAGCGGCAGGCTCATGGCCAGGTAGAGGAGCGCGATCAGCGTGTAGACGGTCATGTTCTGGAAGGTGGAGATGGCCAGCAGCTGGCCGGCGCGGGTCAGTTCGGCCACCGTGATCGTCGAGGCGATCGAGGAGTCCTTTAGGAGCATGATCGAGGTGTTGCCGAACGGCGGCAGGGCGGTGCGGATCGCCAGCGGCAGGATCACCCGCCGCATGATCATCCCCTCGCTCATGCCCAGCGACCGCGCGGCCTCCACCAGGGCCGGGTCCACGGACTGGATGCCCGCGCGGAAGTTCTCCGCCTGATAGACCGAGTAGGCGACGCCCAGGCCGATGATCCCGGCCCACATCGCATCGAGCGAGAGGCCGAACTCGGGCAGCACGAAGTAGACGTAGAACAGCTGCACGATGATCGGGATGCCGCGGAGCACCACGACGGACGTGCGGCTGATCCCCCGCAGCGCCGCAAACCTGGACTGGCCGAGCAGCGCCCAGCCGAGGCCAAGGAGGAGGCTGAGCGCCAGGGCGCCCAGGCTGATCAGGACGGTGACGCCCATCCCCCGCCCGAGGATGGGCAGGAAGCTGATGGCCTGGCTCAGGAAGTCTCCCATCAGAGTCCCCACTTGGCGAGGATGGGCGGGAGGGTCGAGCCGCGGATCGCCGCGATCGCCGTGTTGATCCGGTCGAGCAGCGCGCGATCGTCCTTCCGCAGGATCAGGCACACATCCTCGAGCGCCGTCGGCCGGTAGCTCTCGACGAGGCGCAGGGCCTTGCTGCGCGTGACCCGCAGGTAATACCGCAGGATCGGCTCGTCGCCGTAGGCGGCGTCCAGCCGCTTCAGCCGGACGTCTCGCAGGATGTCGCTCAGGTTGTCGTAGGTCTTCACCCCGGACACGCCCGCGGCCTTGAGCTGATCGACGAAGCGCGAGCCGACCTGGGCGCCCACCCGCAGCCCGCGAAGGTCCTCCAGGCGGCCATAGTCCCGCGGGTTCCCGGCGGCGACCACCAGCCCCCCGCCGTAGGCGTAGACCGGGTCGGAGAACGCCACGATCCGCTCGCGCTCGGGCGTGCGGAGCATCGCCGCCGCGATCACGTCGATCTTGCGCGCCGTCAGCGACGGGATGAGGGCGGAGAACGGCACGACCTGAAGGGCGACCGGCGCGCCGGCCTCGGCGGCCGTGGCCTCGACGATGTCGATCATCGCCCCCGTCAAGGCGTTGGTCTCCACGTCCAGGAAGCTGAACGGAACGCCTGTGGCCGAAGAGCCGACGATGAAGCCGCCGGCGGCGCGCACGTCGGTCCGCTCGGCGCAGCCGCCCGTGACGAGCAGGCCGGCCCCAAGGCCGGCGAGCGCGCTCCGCCGCGACCAGCCGCCGCCCGGATCATGCCGCATCGACATGGAAGCAGAGCGACTTCGTCTCGATGTAGTCGCGGACGCCATATAGCGAGCCTTCCCGGCCGAGACCGGACTCCTTCACGCCGCCGAAGGGCGCGACCTCCGTCGAGATGAGGCCGGTGTTCACCCCCACCATCCCGTATTGCAGCGCCTCGCCGATCCGCCAAGCGCGCGCGGAGTCGCGGGTGAAGAGATAGGCCGCAAGGCCGGCCGCCGTGTCGTTGGCCAGGCGCACGACCTCGGCCTCGTCCTCGAAGCGGACCAGGCCGGCGACGGGACCGAAGGTCTCCTCCCGGCAGAGCAGGGCGTCGGGGGGCACGTCGCAGAGCACCGTCGGTGCGAAGAACGCCCCCGCGCCGTCCAGTCGCGCGCCGCCGATGCGCGCCACAGCGCCTCGCGCCAGCGCATCGGCCACGTGGGCTTCGACCTTCTCGAGCGCGCGCGCATCGATCAGCGGCCCCTGCTGGGTTTCCCCCGCCAGGCCGTCTCCCGCGACCAGGGCGGCGGCTGCGGCCGTCAGCCGGTCGGCGAAGGCGTCGTACACGCCGGCCTGGACGTAGATGCGGTTGGCGCAGACGCAGGTCTGTCCGGTGTTGCGGAACTTCGAGGCCATCGCCCCGGCGACCGCCGCGTCCAGGTCGGCGTCGTCGAAGACGATCAGCGGCGCATTGCCGCCCAGCTCTAGGGAGACGCGCTTCACCGTCCCGGCGCAGCGCGCCGCCAGCATCTTCCCGACCGCGGTCGAGCCGGTGAAGGTGAACTTGCGGACCCGCGGATCGGTCGTCAGAACCGCGCCGATCTCGGGCGCATCGCCGGTCAGGATATTGAGCACGCCCGGCGGCACGCCCGCCTCCTGCGCCAGCACGCCCAGGGCGAAGGCAGAGAACGGGGTCAGCTCAGAGGGCTTCAGCACCACGGTGCAGCCGACCGCCAGCGCCGGGCCCACCTTCCGCGTGATCATGGCGGCCGGGAAGTTCCAGGGCGTGATCGCGCCGACGACCCCCACCGGCTCGTGGGTGACCACCAGCCGCTTGTCGGGCAGGTGGCCCGGGATGGTGACGCCGTAGACCCGTCGGGCTTCCTCGGCGAACCATTCGATGAAGGACGCGGCGTAGGCCACCTCCCCGCGCGCCTCGGCCAGCGGCTTGCCTTGCTCGGCGGTCATCAGCCGCGCGAGGTCCTCGGCGTGGAGCAGGATCAGGCCGTGCCAGCGCTTGAGGATCTCGGCGCGGGCCTTCGCGCCGAGCGCGCGCCACGCCGGGAAGGCGGACGCTGCGGCGGCGACCGCCGCCTCGGCCTCGGCGCGACCCAGCCGCGGCGCGTGCGCCAGCACCCTCCCGGTCGCGGGATTGAGCACATCCAGCTGCGAGGCGCCGGAGACCCAGCGCCCATCGATCAACGCGGCTTCGCGCAGCAGGTCCGGCCTGCGGAGCGACAGCCGGGCCGCCTCGTCGGTCCGGGGAGCGGCGGCGGTCACGGCGCCACGTCCCGGAGAGCGCCTTCCAGGATGTCCATCCCCTCGGCCAGCACCTCGTCCGAGACCGTCAGCGGCACGAGCAGCCGGATGGTCTCGCCGTAGCGGCCGCAGGACAGCAGCACCAGCCCCGCGTCCAGCGCGCGGGAGACGACGGCCTTCGCCGCCGCGCCGTCGGGCTCGTCGCCGCCACGGCTCTTGAGCATGTCGAACGCGACCATCGCGCCCGGGCCGCGCGGCTCCGAGATGGGCGCGACGTCGTTGCGGGCGGCGATGGCCGACAAGCGTCGGCGCATGGCCGAGCCGATCGCGCCGGCGCGCTCGAGCAGCCCCTCCTCGGCGATCACGTCGAGCACGGCGAGCGCCGCCGCGCAGGCCACCGGCGAGCCTCCGTAGGTGCCGCCCAGTCCGCCCGGGTCCACCACGTCCATCAGGTCGGCGCGGCCGATGACCCCCGACAGCGGGAAGCCGCCGGCCAGCGACTTGGCGACCGGCACGAGATCCGGCTCCACCGGATAGTGCTCGATGCCGAACATCTTGCCGGTGCGG
The Phenylobacterium zucineum HLK1 genome window above contains:
- a CDS encoding EamA family transporter, with protein sequence MSGGASALPAAAVAVGLISQNLGAALAKNLFPIVGVEGAVAMRIAFSAILLGVLLRPWRGLSIRDVWPDLLLYGAALGVMNLCIYQAFKLIPIGVAVAIEVLGPLAVVLAATRRLADHVWTLLAAAGLYLLLRDAWSGAALDPRGVAFALAAAGCWALYIVFGKRVSGRLSGGRAVAIGMIVATMLTAPLAVPRVDAAMFLPATLALGVAVAVLSSALPYLLEMFALRRLPSRVFGLLVSSAPAVAAVAGFLVLRETLSVTQWLAVGCVAIASAGAATWVRRDQPGTAVEGGPDA
- the glmU gene encoding bifunctional UDP-N-acetylglucosamine diphosphorylase/glucosamine-1-phosphate N-acetyltransferase GlmU, encoding MTARAAVIMAAGQGTRMKSPVPKVLHKVGGRTLLDRIIDTVQAAGCERIHVIVGNHSPEVRALVARRLGEGAAVLQDPPLGTGHAVLCAADTLADYDGDVLVVNGDCPLLQASDLEPLFELRAGGAALAIMGFEPQDQLLYGRLIRGADGHVLRIVEPSQCSEQERAVRLCNAGMYVADRADLFRWLSRLTNDNPKGEYFLTGIVAEANAEELTVRAHIASETAVMGADTQMQLSQAEAVFQQRRRAHFLAEGVGMPAPETVHFAWDTEIAPGAVVEQFVVFAPGVKVETGAVIRAFSHLEGAVVREGALVGPYARLRPGAEIGPDAHIGNFVEVKNVAVGKGAKANHLSYLGDGEVGAGANIGAGTIFCNYDGFFKYRTVVGEGAFIGSNTALVAPVTIGAGAMTGSGSVITRDVPDHALALERSPQADKAGWARAFREKKSAEKAARGKK
- the rpiA gene encoding ribose-5-phosphate isomerase RpiA, whose protein sequence is MSDAEAQKKAAGEAAAALVESGMVVGLGTGSTAAWFVRALAARKLDIVGVPTSQATGELAASLGIRIAELGETSQIDLTVDGADEIGPGLSLIKGGGAALLREKLVWEASKRCVVIADAAKQVPTLGKYPLPIEVVTFGHQTTALRICDALAECDVGVAPRLRVRDGQPVRTDEGNLIYDAACGRIEEPAALAAALKSVTGVVDHGLFLDLADRALIGGPGGVTTLEP
- the gor gene encoding glutathione-disulfide reductase, with translation MAGYDYDLFVIGAGSGGVRAARVAALSGARVAVAEEHRVGGTCVIRGCVPKKFMVYASEFAHHFKTAEGYGWTVEGARFDWPAFLAEKDKEIARLSGIYVRNLQNAGAELVHGKARLVDRHTVEVEGRGQVTADKILIATGGRPWMPKDLPGIEHAITSNEAFHIAELPKRIIIAGGGYIAVEFAGIFNGLGVDTTLVHRGPNILRGFDDDVRAHVAEEMEKRGIKVLLGTQHSAIEQTATGLVSRLTNGMSPCESDLVLFALGREPYVEGLGLEAAGVELDARGAVKVDEYSRTSVDNIWAVGDVTDRINLTPVAIREGHAFADTVFNDRPTTFDHEMVASAVFSQPPIGSVGLSEAEARHSHGGKVDIYLARFRPMKYAFTGGDERCLVKLVVEQGTEKILGCHVVAPDAPEIIQMAAIAMKMGVTKPQWDSTCAVHPTLAEELVTLREKQAPPALGQVA
- the gph gene encoding phosphoglycolate phosphatase (PGP is an essential enzyme in the glycolate salvage pathway in higher organisms (photorespiration in plants). Phosphoglycolate results from the oxidase activity of RubisCO in the Calvin cycle when concentrations of carbon dioxide are low relative to oxygen. This enzyme is a member of the Haloacid Dehalogenase (HAD) superfamily of aspartate-nucleophile hydrolase enzymes (PF00702).) translates to MADSILEGAVVAFDLDGTLVDTAPDLIGTLNVLLAEEGVRPFPLEQARPFIGKGARWLIERGFAEAGAPLEAERVPALFDRFIAHYLEHIADESRPFPGCVEALDVLRGAGARLAVCTNKLTGLSASLLDALGLADRFEVIVGADAAPAIKPDPRHLAAAVEAVGGQMGRTIMVGDAATDAGAARAAGAGLILVSFGYTETPVAELDPDVLIHHFDELPGACERLLGACGA